A genomic window from Acidobacteriota bacterium includes:
- a CDS encoding SHOCT domain-containing protein, producing the protein MSKYEPIEKYLAALKESAVSLTYDQMEELATFKLPDSAYKHRAWWSNGKRGGSKFWLRVNWLVDAVKLGESVSFRRGEDKPKPRKRVKEAVEVGDLFEIMMSLDVADIPGIIKDLQALMVEGLITADEFEEKKSRLLALL; encoded by the coding sequence GTGAGCAAGTACGAACCGATCGAGAAGTATTTGGCCGCATTGAAAGAGAGCGCCGTCAGCCTGACCTACGACCAGATGGAAGAACTGGCCACGTTCAAGCTGCCGGATTCCGCCTACAAGCACCGGGCCTGGTGGTCCAACGGCAAGAGAGGCGGCTCCAAGTTCTGGCTGCGCGTGAACTGGCTGGTGGACGCCGTCAAGCTGGGCGAATCGGTGTCCTTCCGTCGCGGTGAGGACAAGCCGAAACCGCGCAAGAGGGTTAAGGAGGCCGTGGAGGTGGGGGACCTGTTCGAGATCATGATGTCGCTGGATGTCGCCGACATTCCGGGGATCATCAAGGATCTGCAGGCCCTGATGGTGGAGGGGCTGATCACCGCAGACGAATTCGAAGAGAAAAAGAGCCGGCTGCTGGCCCTGCTCTAA